Proteins co-encoded in one Nematostella vectensis chromosome 15, jaNemVect1.1, whole genome shotgun sequence genomic window:
- the LOC5501339 gene encoding calcium/calmodulin-dependent protein kinase type II delta chain isoform X3 has translation MASTHSRGFHDTYELKEELGKGAFSIVRRCIHKESRIEYAAKIINTRKLSSRDLQKLDREARICRLLKHPNIVRLHASIAEEGYHYLVFDLVTGGELFEDIVAREYYSEADASHCIQQIIESVQHCHTNNVVHRDLKPENLLLASKEKNAAVKLADFGLAIEVEIEKTGWYGFAGTPGYLSPEVLKKEPYGKPVDLWACGVILYILLVGYPPFWDEDQHKLYAQIKTGNYDYPSPEWDTVTDEAKDLINMMLTVDQSKRIGAGEALKHPWIVNRERVASKVHRQETLDGLKKFNARRKLKGAILTTIVARRFSANSVRPLVKKKNSDEELMAHSEDEEGQDVTAKVREQEIIRLTQKLITSITTGDYDTYSKLVDPHVTCFEPFSNGNLVEGLEFHKFYFDNTLSKRSVPINTTILSPHVHVLGEDAACICYMRLTQSVNSSGEAKTLQQEETRVWQKKGGNWINVHFHISGKMS, from the exons ATGGCGTCGACGCATTCGCGGGGATTTCACGACACCTACGAACTGAAGGAAGAACTAGGAAA AGGCGCATTCAGTATAGTGCGTCGATGTATCCACAAAGAATCTCGTATAGAATATGCTGCTAAAATTATCAATACTAGGAAATTATCGAGCAGAG atCTTCAAAAACTCGACCGAGAAGCAAGAATTTGCCGGCTTTTAAAACACCCCAACATTG TTAGACTCCATGCAAGTATCGCCGAGGAAGGCTACCACTATCTAGTCTTTGATTT AGTTACTGGAGGGGAATTGTTTGAGGATATAGTAGCCAGGGAATACTACAGTGAAGCTGATGCAAG TCACTGCATTCAACAGATCATTGAAAGTGTCCAACACTGCCATACAAATAATGTAGTCCATAGGGACCTCAAG CCAGAGAACTTATTATTAGCAAGTAAAGAGAAGAATGCTGCTGTCAAATTAGCGGACTTTGGTTTAGCAATTGAAGTGGAGATTGAGAAAACCGGATGGTATG GGTTCGCTGGTACTCCCGGATACCTTTCGCCTGAGGTTCTCAAGAAAGAACCTTATGGCAAACCCGTGGATCTATGGGCGTGTG GTGTTATTCTCTATATCCTACTGGTCGGATATCCTCCATTCTGGGACGAAGATCAGCACAAGTTATATGCACAGATTAAAACTGGAAATTATGAT TACCCATCTCCTGAGTGGGACACGGTCACAGATGAAGCAAAG GATCTTATTAACATGATGCTCACTGTCGACCAAAGCAAGAGAATAGGTGCAGGCGAGGCCCTTAAACACCCATGGATTGTG AATCGCGAACGAGTCGCCTCCAAAGTCCATCGCCAAGAGACGCTTGACGGACTGAAGAAGTTCAATGCGAGAAGAAAACTGAAG GGCGCCATCTTAACAACTATTGTGGCTCGTAGGTTCTCTGCTAACTCAG TGAGACCGTTGGTCAAGAAAAAG AACTCAGATGAAGAGTTGATGGCCCACTCCGAGGACGAAGAAGGGCAAGACGTTACAGCGAAAG TTCGAGAACAAGAAATTATCAGGCTGACGCAAAAGCTGATAACCAGCATTACCACCGGAGACTACGACACTTATAG CAAACTGGTAGATCCCCATGTCACGTGTTTTGAGCCGTTTTCCAATGGAAATCTCGTGGAGGGTTTGGAGTTCCACAAATTCTACTTCGATAATA CTCTCAGCAAGAGGTCGGTGCCCATCAACACCACGATCCTCTCGCCTCACGTGCATGTACTTGGTGAAGACGCCGCCTGTATTTGCTACATGCGCCTAACACAGTCAGTGAACAG CTCTGGTGAAGCAAAGACTTTGCAGCAGGAAGAAACAAGAGTTTGGCAGAAAAAAGGCGGGAATTGGATAAATGTTCACTTCCATATTTCAGGGAAAATGAGCTAA
- the LOC5501339 gene encoding calcium/calmodulin-dependent protein kinase type II delta chain isoform X1 — MASTHSRGFHDTYELKEELGKGAFSIVRRCIHKESRIEYAAKIINTRKLSSRDLQKLDREARICRLLKHPNIVRLHASIAEEGYHYLVFDLVTGGELFEDIVAREYYSEADASHCIQQIIESVQHCHTNNVVHRDLKPENLLLASKEKNAAVKLADFGLAIEVEIEKTGWYGFAGTPGYLSPEVLKKEPYGKPVDLWACGVILYILLVGYPPFWDEDQHKLYAQIKTGNYDYPSPEWDTVTDEAKDLINMMLTVDQSKRIGAGEALKHPWIVNRERVASKVHRQETLDGLKKFNARRKLKGAILTTIVARRFSANSVSSALRNTTERSKQKSGRLGRGPELRPLVKKKNSDEELMAHSEDEEGQDVTAKVREQEIIRLTQKLITSITTGDYDTYSKLVDPHVTCFEPFSNGNLVEGLEFHKFYFDNTLSKRSVPINTTILSPHVHVLGEDAACICYMRLTQSVNSSGEAKTLQQEETRVWQKKGGNWINVHFHISGKMS; from the exons ATGGCGTCGACGCATTCGCGGGGATTTCACGACACCTACGAACTGAAGGAAGAACTAGGAAA AGGCGCATTCAGTATAGTGCGTCGATGTATCCACAAAGAATCTCGTATAGAATATGCTGCTAAAATTATCAATACTAGGAAATTATCGAGCAGAG atCTTCAAAAACTCGACCGAGAAGCAAGAATTTGCCGGCTTTTAAAACACCCCAACATTG TTAGACTCCATGCAAGTATCGCCGAGGAAGGCTACCACTATCTAGTCTTTGATTT AGTTACTGGAGGGGAATTGTTTGAGGATATAGTAGCCAGGGAATACTACAGTGAAGCTGATGCAAG TCACTGCATTCAACAGATCATTGAAAGTGTCCAACACTGCCATACAAATAATGTAGTCCATAGGGACCTCAAG CCAGAGAACTTATTATTAGCAAGTAAAGAGAAGAATGCTGCTGTCAAATTAGCGGACTTTGGTTTAGCAATTGAAGTGGAGATTGAGAAAACCGGATGGTATG GGTTCGCTGGTACTCCCGGATACCTTTCGCCTGAGGTTCTCAAGAAAGAACCTTATGGCAAACCCGTGGATCTATGGGCGTGTG GTGTTATTCTCTATATCCTACTGGTCGGATATCCTCCATTCTGGGACGAAGATCAGCACAAGTTATATGCACAGATTAAAACTGGAAATTATGAT TACCCATCTCCTGAGTGGGACACGGTCACAGATGAAGCAAAG GATCTTATTAACATGATGCTCACTGTCGACCAAAGCAAGAGAATAGGTGCAGGCGAGGCCCTTAAACACCCATGGATTGTG AATCGCGAACGAGTCGCCTCCAAAGTCCATCGCCAAGAGACGCTTGACGGACTGAAGAAGTTCAATGCGAGAAGAAAACTGAAG GGCGCCATCTTAACAACTATTGTGGCTCGTAGGTTCTCTGCTAACTCAG TATCATCTGCCCTAAGAAATACTACCGAGCGCTCAAAGCAGAAGTCGGGAAGACTGGGTCGAGGACCAGAAC TGAGACCGTTGGTCAAGAAAAAG AACTCAGATGAAGAGTTGATGGCCCACTCCGAGGACGAAGAAGGGCAAGACGTTACAGCGAAAG TTCGAGAACAAGAAATTATCAGGCTGACGCAAAAGCTGATAACCAGCATTACCACCGGAGACTACGACACTTATAG CAAACTGGTAGATCCCCATGTCACGTGTTTTGAGCCGTTTTCCAATGGAAATCTCGTGGAGGGTTTGGAGTTCCACAAATTCTACTTCGATAATA CTCTCAGCAAGAGGTCGGTGCCCATCAACACCACGATCCTCTCGCCTCACGTGCATGTACTTGGTGAAGACGCCGCCTGTATTTGCTACATGCGCCTAACACAGTCAGTGAACAG CTCTGGTGAAGCAAAGACTTTGCAGCAGGAAGAAACAAGAGTTTGGCAGAAAAAAGGCGGGAATTGGATAAATGTTCACTTCCATATTTCAGGGAAAATGAGCTAA
- the LOC5501339 gene encoding calcium/calmodulin-dependent protein kinase type II delta chain isoform X2, which yields MASTHSRGFHDTYELKEELGKGAFSIVRRCIHKESRIEYAAKIINTRKLSSRDLQKLDREARICRLLKHPNIVRLHASIAEEGYHYLVFDLVTGGELFEDIVAREYYSEADASHCIQQIIESVQHCHTNNVVHRDLKPENLLLASKEKNAAVKLADFGLAIEVEIEKTGWYGFAGTPGYLSPEVLKKEPYGKPVDLWACGVILYILLVGYPPFWDEDQHKLYAQIKTGNYDYPSPEWDTVTDEAKDLINMMLTVDQSKRIGAGEALKHPWIVNRERVASKVHRQETLDGLKKFNARRKLKGAILTTILATSNFNTNIAGVRPLVKKKNSDEELMAHSEDEEGQDVTAKVREQEIIRLTQKLITSITTGDYDTYSKLVDPHVTCFEPFSNGNLVEGLEFHKFYFDNTLSKRSVPINTTILSPHVHVLGEDAACICYMRLTQSVNSSGEAKTLQQEETRVWQKKGGNWINVHFHISGKMS from the exons ATGGCGTCGACGCATTCGCGGGGATTTCACGACACCTACGAACTGAAGGAAGAACTAGGAAA AGGCGCATTCAGTATAGTGCGTCGATGTATCCACAAAGAATCTCGTATAGAATATGCTGCTAAAATTATCAATACTAGGAAATTATCGAGCAGAG atCTTCAAAAACTCGACCGAGAAGCAAGAATTTGCCGGCTTTTAAAACACCCCAACATTG TTAGACTCCATGCAAGTATCGCCGAGGAAGGCTACCACTATCTAGTCTTTGATTT AGTTACTGGAGGGGAATTGTTTGAGGATATAGTAGCCAGGGAATACTACAGTGAAGCTGATGCAAG TCACTGCATTCAACAGATCATTGAAAGTGTCCAACACTGCCATACAAATAATGTAGTCCATAGGGACCTCAAG CCAGAGAACTTATTATTAGCAAGTAAAGAGAAGAATGCTGCTGTCAAATTAGCGGACTTTGGTTTAGCAATTGAAGTGGAGATTGAGAAAACCGGATGGTATG GGTTCGCTGGTACTCCCGGATACCTTTCGCCTGAGGTTCTCAAGAAAGAACCTTATGGCAAACCCGTGGATCTATGGGCGTGTG GTGTTATTCTCTATATCCTACTGGTCGGATATCCTCCATTCTGGGACGAAGATCAGCACAAGTTATATGCACAGATTAAAACTGGAAATTATGAT TACCCATCTCCTGAGTGGGACACGGTCACAGATGAAGCAAAG GATCTTATTAACATGATGCTCACTGTCGACCAAAGCAAGAGAATAGGTGCAGGCGAGGCCCTTAAACACCCATGGATTGTG AATCGCGAACGAGTCGCCTCCAAAGTCCATCGCCAAGAGACGCTTGACGGACTGAAGAAGTTCAATGCGAGAAGAAAACTGAAG GGAGCCATTCTGACAACAATTCTGGCTACATCTAACTTCAATACAAATATCGCTGGAG TGAGACCGTTGGTCAAGAAAAAG AACTCAGATGAAGAGTTGATGGCCCACTCCGAGGACGAAGAAGGGCAAGACGTTACAGCGAAAG TTCGAGAACAAGAAATTATCAGGCTGACGCAAAAGCTGATAACCAGCATTACCACCGGAGACTACGACACTTATAG CAAACTGGTAGATCCCCATGTCACGTGTTTTGAGCCGTTTTCCAATGGAAATCTCGTGGAGGGTTTGGAGTTCCACAAATTCTACTTCGATAATA CTCTCAGCAAGAGGTCGGTGCCCATCAACACCACGATCCTCTCGCCTCACGTGCATGTACTTGGTGAAGACGCCGCCTGTATTTGCTACATGCGCCTAACACAGTCAGTGAACAG CTCTGGTGAAGCAAAGACTTTGCAGCAGGAAGAAACAAGAGTTTGGCAGAAAAAAGGCGGGAATTGGATAAATGTTCACTTCCATATTTCAGGGAAAATGAGCTAA